From the Choloepus didactylus isolate mChoDid1 chromosome 22, mChoDid1.pri, whole genome shotgun sequence genome, one window contains:
- the LOC119518507 gene encoding 60S ribosomal protein L21-like, with protein sequence MTNTKGKRRGTRYMFSRPFGKHGVFPLATYMRIYKKGDIVDIKGMGTVQKGMPHKCYHGKTGRVYSVSQHAVGIVVNKQVKGKILAKRINVRIEHIKHSKSRDSFLKRVKENDQKKKEAKEKGTWVQLKRQPAPPREAHFVRTNGKEPELLEPVPYEFMA encoded by the coding sequence ATGACGAACacaaagggaaagaggagaggcaCCCGCTATATGTTTTCTAGGCCTTTTGGAAAACATGGAGTTTTTCCTCTGGCCACGTATATGCGAATCTACAAGAAAGGTGATATTGTAGACATCAAGGGAATGGGCACTGTTCAAAAAGGAATGCCTCACAAATGTTACCATGGCAAAACTGGAAGAGTCTACAGTGTTAGCCAGCATGCTGTTGGTATCGTTGTAAACAAACAAGTGAAGGGCAAGATTCTTGCCAAGAGAATTAATGTACGTATTGAGCATATTAAACACTCTAAGAGCCGAGATAGCTTCTTAAAGCGTGTGaaggaaaatgatcagaaaaaaaaggaagccaaagAGAAAGGTACCTGGGTTCAACTGAAGCGCCAGCCTGCTCCACCCAGAGAAGCACACTTTGTGAGAACCAATGGAAAAGAGCCTGAGCTACTGGAGCCCGTTCCCTATGAATTCATGGCATAA